Proteins from a single region of Thunnus maccoyii chromosome 23, fThuMac1.1, whole genome shotgun sequence:
- the nudt4b gene encoding diphosphoinositol polyphosphate phosphohydrolase NUDT4B: MKLKPNQTRTYDGEGFKKRAACLCFKNEREEEVLLVSSSRHPDQWIVPGGGMEPEEEPCGAAVREVFEEAGVKGKLGRLLGVFEQNQDRKHRTYVYVLTVTETLEAWEDSVNIGRKREWFTVDEAIKVLQSHKPVHAEYLRRLQLSCSPTNGNSILPSPPANDNYPHYSATATSPSTGSVLGPSCR, from the exons ATGAAGCTTAAACCAAACCAGACTAGGACATACGATGGCGAGGGCTTCAAGAAACGAGCAGCGTGTCTGTGCTTCAAGAATGAGCGTGAAGAGGAG GTCCTGCTGGTCAGCAGCAGTCGGCACCCGGACCAGTGGATTGTCCCTGGTGGAGGGATGGAGCCGGAAGAGGAGCCGTGTGGCGCTGCGGTGCGAGAAGTGTTTGAGGAG GCCGGTGTGAAGGGCAAGCTAGGACGTCTGCTTGGTGTGTTTGAG CAAAACCAAGACCGGAAGCATCGGacgtatgtgtatgtgttgacTGTCACCGAAACGCTGGAGGCCTGGGAAGACTCCGTCAACATAG GCCGTAAGCGGGAGTGGTTCACCGTGGACGAGGCCATTAAAGTACTGCAGAGCCACAAACCCGTCCACGCAGAGTACCTGCGGAGACTCCAGCTCAGCTGCTCCCCTACCAACGGAAACTCCATCCTCCCGAGCCCGCCAGCAAACGACAACTACCCCCACTACAGCGCTACCGCCACCTCGCCCTCAACGGGCAGCGTGTTGGGCCCCTCCTGCAGATAG